Proteins encoded within one genomic window of Sphingomonas sp. NBWT7:
- the serS gene encoding serine--tRNA ligase has translation MLDIRFIRDDPAAFDAAMQRRGNATRADAVLDLDRRRREVVTELQVGQARRNEASKAIGAAKAAKDEAAAAALMAEVATLKQRLPELEAQDGALTTELDGRLATLPNLPLADVPDGVDENDNLLIHERGTRPAFDFTVREHDAIGPAIGLDFETGALLSGARFTLVRGHAARLARALGQFGLDVLTRDHGYEEVVPPLLVRDETMFGTGQLPKFAEDLFRTTDGRWLIPTSEVSLTNIVREKILAATDLPLRFTALTPCFRSEAGAAGRDTRGFIRQHQFDKAEMVSIVEPDQSEAEHERMTGAAEDVLTRLELPFRRMKLCTGDMGFSAARTYDIEVWLPGQDRYREVSSCSTCTDFQARRMNARFRPDGEKATRFVHTLNGSGLVVGRTIVAILENYQQADGSVAVPAVLQPYLGGLNRLEPR, from the coding sequence ATGCTCGACATCCGCTTCATCCGTGACGATCCCGCCGCCTTCGACGCCGCCATGCAGCGTCGCGGCAATGCAACCCGTGCCGATGCGGTGCTCGATCTCGATCGTCGCCGCCGCGAGGTCGTGACCGAGCTTCAGGTCGGTCAGGCACGCCGCAACGAGGCATCGAAGGCGATCGGCGCCGCCAAGGCGGCCAAGGACGAGGCAGCGGCCGCCGCGCTGATGGCGGAGGTCGCGACGCTCAAGCAGCGGCTGCCCGAGCTTGAGGCGCAGGACGGCGCGCTGACGACCGAGCTCGACGGCCGGCTCGCGACGCTCCCCAACTTGCCGCTCGCCGACGTGCCCGACGGCGTGGACGAGAACGACAACTTGCTGATCCATGAGCGTGGCACCCGACCGGCGTTCGACTTCACGGTGCGCGAGCATGACGCGATCGGCCCCGCGATCGGCCTCGACTTCGAAACCGGCGCGCTGCTCTCGGGTGCGCGTTTCACGTTGGTGCGCGGCCACGCGGCGCGTCTCGCCCGCGCGCTCGGCCAGTTCGGGCTCGACGTGCTGACGCGCGATCATGGCTATGAAGAGGTCGTGCCCCCGCTCCTCGTCCGCGACGAAACGATGTTCGGCACCGGCCAGCTGCCCAAGTTCGCCGAGGACCTGTTTCGCACCACCGACGGGCGCTGGCTGATCCCGACCAGCGAGGTCAGCCTCACCAACATCGTGCGCGAGAAGATCCTCGCCGCGACCGATCTGCCGCTGCGTTTCACCGCCCTCACCCCCTGTTTCCGCTCGGAAGCCGGCGCGGCGGGGCGCGATACGCGCGGCTTCATCCGCCAGCATCAGTTCGATAAGGCCGAGATGGTCTCGATCGTCGAGCCCGATCAGTCAGAAGCCGAGCACGAGCGGATGACCGGCGCCGCTGAGGACGTTTTGACGCGGCTCGAACTGCCCTTCCGCCGCATGAAGCTGTGCACCGGCGACATGGGCTTCTCCGCCGCGCGTACCTACGACATCGAAGTATGGCTGCCCGGCCAGGATCGCTACCGCGAAGTATCGTCTTGCTCGACCTGCACCGACTTCCAGGCACGCCGCATGAATGCCCGTTTCCGCCCGGATGGCGAAAAGGCGACTCGCTTCGTCCACACGCTCAATGGCTCGGGGCTGGTGGTCGGCCGCACGATCGTCGCGATCCTCGAGAATTACCAGCAGGCCGACGGATCGGTCGCGGTGCCGGCGGTGCTGCAGCCGTATCTCGGCGGGCTCAACCGGCTGGAGCCGCGCTGA